From one Acinonyx jubatus isolate Ajub_Pintada_27869175 chromosome B1, VMU_Ajub_asm_v1.0, whole genome shotgun sequence genomic stretch:
- the LOC106967479 gene encoding LOW QUALITY PROTEIN: tripartite motif-containing protein 75-like (The sequence of the model RefSeq protein was modified relative to this genomic sequence to represent the inferred CDS: substituted 1 base at 1 genomic stop codon), with translation MAASSALAGLQAQANCPICLDYLRDPVTTECGHNFCRCCIQQSWADLSDSFPCPVCRHPGRERHLRSNAQLGRVIDVAKLLHISRSKRERRDERHLCEKHNRVLTLFCEEDLQVLCPACVRPPDHRGHRVRPAEEAASQHRQRLGSYVEPLKRQLAVVRQLVATQDRRLLELGEQVQCQRQKLASEFEHLNRSVARQQEAVLSRLAEEEKDIQQKLCANITAFSDHVSTLRGLLKEVAERSVMSQVKLLTDLGGVCGRCEHQEPPALYSFQLRREGCSLPPQYLALQKIIQRFRXEVTLDPETAHPHLLVSEDRTSVTLVRERPSVPQHPKRLLTDPVVLGSEGFDGGRHYWEVQLGDKSEWAVGVCEDPLSWKGRRPLSGQNRRWTVQLQDGAYVAQGAVPVTLVLKEKPRGVGVYLNCELGEISFYSLNDRSHIHSFTDAFSEVLKPYFCVGRDPKPLTICAVRDLEG, from the coding sequence ATGGCAGCGTCGTCAGCCCTGGCAGGACTCCAGGCACAAGCCAACTGCCCCATCTGTCTGGACTACCTGAGAGACCCCGTCACCACCGAATGTGGGCACAACTTCTGTCGCTGCTGCATCCAGCAATCCTGGGCTGATCTCAGCGACAGCTTCCCTTGCCCCGTCTGCCGCCACCCAGGCCGAGAGAGGCACTTGAGGAGCAACGCCCAGCTGGGAAGGGTGATCGACGTCGCCAAGCTCCTCCACATCAGCAGGAGCAAGAGGGAGAGGCGGGACGAGAGGCATCTGTGCGAGAAGCACAACCGGGTCCTGACCCTCTTCTGTGAGGAGGACCTACAGGTGTTGTGTCCCGCGTGCGTGCGGCCCCCTGACCACCGGGGCCACCGGGTGAGGCCCGCGGAGGAGGCCGCCTCCCAGCACAGGCAAAGGCTCGGCAGTTACGTGGAGCCCCTGAAGAGGCAGCTGGCAGTCGTGCGGCAGCTGGTAGCCACCCAAGACAGGAGACTCTTAGAGCTGGGAGAGCAGGTGCAATGCCAGAGACAGAAGTTAGCCTCTGAGTTTGAGCACCTGAACCGGTCTGTAGCCCGGCAGCAAGAGGCAGTTCTGTCGAGGCTGGCCGAAGAGGAGAAGGACATTCAGCAGAAACTCTGTGCAAACATAACGGCGTTTTCAGACCACGTTTCCACCCTCCGAGGTCTCCTGAAGGAGGTGGCCGAGAGGAGTGTGATGTCACAGGTGAAACTGCTGACGGACCTGGGGGGTGTCTGTGGCCGGTGTGAGCACCAGGAGCCCCCAGCTCTCTACTCTTTCCAGTTAAGGAGAGAAGGCTGCAGTCTCCCCCCGCAGTACTTGGCTCTGCAGAAGATCATACAGAGGTTCCGATGAGAAGTTACCCTGGATCCTGAAACAGCACATCCTCATCTGCTTGTGTCTGAGGATAGGACGTCTGTGACACTCGTGAGGGAAAGGCCAAGCGTCCCTCAGCATCCAAAGAGACTTCTGACGGATCCCGTCGTCCTGGGTTCCGAGGGCTTCGACGGGGGCCGACACTACTGGGAGGTGCAGCTGGGTGACAAGAGTGAGTGGGCCGTGGGGGTCTGTGAGGACCCCCTCTCCTGGAAGGGACGGCGGCCCCTGTCAGGACAGAACAGACGCTGGACAGTTCAGCTGCAGGATGGTGCCTATGTGGCACAAGGGGCTGTTCCTGTCACTCTTGTGTTGAAGGAAAAGCCCAGAGGGGTGGGCGTTTATCTGAACTGTGAGTTGGGGGAGATTTCCTTTTACAGTTTGAACGACAGGTCTCACATCCATTCGTTCACCGATGCGTTTTCGGAAGTACTAAAGCCTTACTTCTGTGTGGGGCGGGACCCTAAACCTCTTACCATCTGTGCGGTAAGGGATCTTGAAGGATGA
- the LOC106967494 gene encoding tripartite motif-containing protein 60-like, whose product MEFVTALVHLQEESNCPICLDYLKDPVTINCGHNFCRSCINMMWKDLEDTFPCPVCRFCFRNKNLRSNRQLSNLTEIAKLLQVRRSKRKRQEEYSVCEKHNQFLTLFCGKDLEVLCTQCSLSVQHQKHYICPIKKAASYHRKILEYSIEPLQNNVERVEKVISLQASKIVELKKKVEYRREEIISEFEQLRLFLQNQQEALLRQMKDEEMDILTKLNANRITFSDHVSTLKHLLKEVECKCGQSELELLTHVKGIDHRYQNLKRPELFLFRLKKYGLSLRPQYSGLGKIIKPFQVDVILDLETAHPRLIVSEDRKTVHYGKRRKYLCYNPRRFYLCPAVLGSKRFSSGRHYWEVIVGNKPKWTLGVCQDCFPRNWRNQPVAEGGFWAIGRYIESIYVMLGPKRSQLLPTVRPTKVGIFLDYELGEVSFYNMNDRSLLYTFNDSFTEAVCPYFYVGIDSEPLKISSVTDDER is encoded by the coding sequence ATGGAGTTTGTAACAGCCCTGGTACACCTCCAGGAAGAGTCTAACTGCCCCATCTGTCTGGACTACTTGAAAGACCCAGTGACTATAAACTGTGGGCACAACTTCTGTCGCTCCTGCATCAACATGATGTGGAAGGATCTAGAAGATACCTTCCCCTGTCCTGTCTGCCGTTTTTGCTTTCGTAACAAAAATTTACGGAGCAACCGCCAGCTCAGTAATTTGACTGAAATTGCTAAACTACTGCAGGTcagaaggagcaagagaaaaaggCAGGAAGAATATTCCGTGTGTGAGAAACACAATCAGTTTCTGACCCTTTTTTGCGGGAAGGACCTAGAGGTTTTATGTACACAGTGCAGCCTCTCTGTTCAACACCAGAAACACTACATTTGCCCCATTAAGAAAGCTGCCTCTTATCACCGGAAAATTCTAGAATATAGCATTGAGCCCTTGCAGAACAATGTGGAACGAGTTGAAAAAGTGATTTCTCTGCAAGCCAGCAAAATTGTGGAACTGAAAAAGAAGGTAGAGTATAGGAGAGAAGAAATCATTTCTGAATTTGAGCAACTTCGACTGTTTCTGCAAAATCAGCAAGAGGCTCTTCTTAGGCAGATGAAAGATGAAGAGATGGACATTTTAACGAAACTAAATGCCAACCGTATAACATTTTCAGATCATGTTTCCACTTTAAAACATCTGCTGAAGGAGGTAGAGTGCAAGTGTGGGCAATCGGAACTGGAATTACTGACACATGTTAAAGGTATCGACCACAGGTATCAAAACCTAAAACGTCCTGAGCTCTTTTTATTCCGATTAAAGAAATACGGACTTAGCCTTCGTCCACAATACTCTGGCTTGGGCAAAATTATCAAGCCATTTCAAGTAGATGTGATTCTAGATCTTGAAACAGCACACCCTCGGCTTATTGTCTCTGAGGATAGAAAAACTGTGCattatggaaagagaagaaaatacctTTGTTATAACCCAAGGAGATTTTACCTCTGCCCTGCTGTCCTGGGTTCTAAGAGATTTAGTTCTGGCCGGCATTACTGGGAGGTCATAGTGGGAAACAAGCCTAAGTGGACCTTGGGAGTGTGTCAAGACTGTTTTCCTAGGAATTGGAGGAATCAGCCAGTAGCTGAGGGTGGGTTCTGGGCAATTGGGAGATATATTGAAAGCATTTATGTTATGTTGGGTCCTAAGAGAAGCCAGCTTCTGCCCACAGTAAGACCCACTAAGGTTGGCATTTTTTTGGACTATGAGTTGGGTGAGGTTTCCTTTTACAATATGAATGATAGATCTCTTCTCTATACTTTTAATGATTCTTTTACAGAAGCTGTTTGTCCCTATTTCTATGTTGGAATAGATTCTGAACCTCTTAAAATCTCTTCAGTAACAGATGATGAAAGATGA